Within the Halomonas sp. HL-93 genome, the region ATGATAAAGGACTTAACGTCATGGCCACGGTGGACCATGCTGAAAACGCTGCCAATAATGACCTCGAACTGCCTCCAACCACGACCTTTATTTTTGGTAATCCCCAAGCCGGTACGCCGATGATGCAATGCCAGGGCAGTGTTGCGTTGGATCTTCCGCAAAAAATGGTAGTGCGTGAAACCGACGATGGTGTGCGTCTGGAGTGGAACGATCCTCATTACTTGGCTGAACGTCACGGCTTGACGGAGTGCGACCTGCCTCTTGACAACGTGGCGGGCGTGCTACGCGAGGTGGCGGAAAGCGCCGCTCAGTAAAATGGCTAAACATTGTCCAGGAAGCGTGACCAAGCGCATAATAGCCAAGCGTTCAA harbors:
- a CDS encoding DUF302 domain-containing protein, with the protein product MRISALIGMAAVGGVLSQPLFAAGDKGIEHLMSDTDFDTVIEQLNDALDDKGLNVMATVDHAENAANNDLELPPTTTFIFGNPQAGTPMMQCQGSVALDLPQKMVVRETDDGVRLEWNDPHYLAERHGLTECDLPLDNVAGVLREVAESAAQ